Sequence from the Kineosporia succinea genome:
CCTAGCTCTATTTTGAGCGAACGCTCAACACCATCCGGCCGGCGACGACGAAGGGGCCGGCCCGGCACACGCCGGAACCAGCCCCATCACCCCCGCGACCCGGCAGCCGCCGAGCCTCAGCCCAGCAACGCCATCGCCGCCAGCAACCCACCCACGAACACCACGACCAGAACACCAGCCGTCAACACCCAGGCATCGTTCCCCAGACGATCCCCACCGTTGCGCCGGTAACTGCCGTACGCGCCACAGCTACGCATCAGCAACAGCACACCCGCGAACATCCCACCGGTCCAGACCGTGCCCCGTCCATCACCCGACGACGCCACCACCGCCGACCCCGCCCCCACCAGGAACACCACCACCCCAACCCAGAAGAACACGACCACACCCCGCCACTGACGCCCGAGCACCCCCGACAACTGCGCCGCCAGCACCTCGGACCGCAACGCCTGCGCCACCTGCGAAGCCTGCGCCGCCCGCACCTCGTCCACATCCGGCCCCGCCGCACCCGCCGCCAGCGAACTCCGCGACCCCGCAGGCGTACTCGACGCGCTCGCCACCGAGGCAAACGACTGGTCAACGGGGGAGTCCGCGAAGAATCCCGACCTGCTCAACGCATCGGACGGGACGGACTCACCGGACTCGGACGCCACAGAGGGCTCATCAGAACGCACGATTGATCCTGCGGTCCACTCGCCGCTCTTGTCCCGGTTATCGGCAATTCGTGACCACGCCCGACCTGACCCGACCTGACCCGACCTGACCCGAGACACTCGCGCTCGCGGCGACCGGCGCGTCCCCCATCGGCGACCCTGCTCATGCGTGCAGGTCAGGTGCGCGAGTCAGGTGCGCAGCCAGACCCGCAGCGGCCCGATAGTGCGGAAGCCGGCAGCGAGCGCGGCGCGAAGGTCGGCGCCGGATTCGTAGCCGACCTGGGGGGGCGCGGGAAGTGGCGCTCGGCGGAGGCCGTGAGGTGGGGCCAGATGGGCGCGTCGTGCTGGTCGTGGTGGAAGACGTTCGAGATTCCGACGGCGTCCGGACTGCGGTTGAGGATGGCGCCGGCCGTGAGTGAGCCGGTGGCGTCGTGGTGCGCGAGGACGATGATGTCGGGGTTGTTCAGGAGGGTGGGCCTGACGATGTCGTGGGTGCCGTGGGCCTGGGACCAGGCGGTGAGGTCTGCTTGGCGGGAGATTCGTGAGAAGTACGGTGCGGCAGATGATTTCGCCAGGTCTGGAGATCCGGGGGATTCGGGGGAGGGGTGGGAGGCTCGCCAGATCCACTGGGCGTCGATGATGACGTGGAAGCCGTGCGCGGTGAGGTCGAGGTGGGCGATGACGTCGGCGGGAGCGACGGAGTCCCGGAGCGTGATGGCGTCGGGACAGTAGGCAGGACTGCGGCGGATGCTGCGCCAAAGGCGGGTGTCCGTTGTGGTGGGGATGTCGTGTGAGTGACAGATCGTCGTGCACCAGTGGACGTTGTCAGGTACCGCCGCAGCGATCGGCTCCAGAGGCATGCGTGGATGCTGTCAGGTGCGTCCTGCGCGCGGCTCCTGCATTTTCCGGCAGGCAGGAGCGCGCCCGGAGGCAGGCAAGCCGCTGAGGAGAATTATCGGGGCCGACCCGCACCGCCCCTGGCTGGCGCTCGCGTGTGGGAGGTGACCGCCGCGTCCGCCATTGGTTATCTGTGGCGCCCGTGGGGTCGGAAGGGGAGCCTCTTCTCCAGGCGAAATGTCATAATGTTCATTATCGGCGTTTGCCTGGGAGCTCGAGAGGGGCTGCTCAGGCGTGGTTCTGCAGGATGTTGACGACGTTCCCGTCAGGTGCCCGCACCAGGAACCGCCGCACACCCCAGGCCTCGTCGTTCAGCGGTCGCACGATGTCGTACCCCCGGCGCAGAGCCTCGGCGTGCGCGGCGTCCACGTCGTCCACCGTGACGGACACGACCGAGTCCTGCGGTGACGTCGCATCGGCGCTGACCAGCTGCAGATGAGCGCCGGTCTCCGGTGACGTGTACCGGGCGACCCAGCCCAGAGTGAACTCCTGCACGCTGAGCCCCAGATAGTCGGCGTAGAAGCCTGCGTCATCCACGTCGTCGACCTTGAGGTTGGCGATGATGCTCCTGACCTGCATGCATACCTCCTGGCGGGAGACCTGGCCCGGGCCCCGGGCCGGTTCGGAGTCCGTGTGCGTCATCGTGTCACGCAGCCGGCTCGACGGCTGTTCGCCCGGCGGGTTCACGGCGGCGTTCTCGCTGGTCAACGCCAAGATGCCCACGCCGGGGGACTGCACTCCCCCGGCGCGTTCCGCAGGTGCCGGTCACGCTGGGTAAGAGCGGGGAAGCGAAAAGCCTTGCGGGGCAACAGTTTTCGCCTAGATAACTGTGATTATCTGGCGTCCGGGCGTGGACGCGAAAATCGCTGGCCCGGTCCGGTCGTTCCGCCCTACCGTGCCGGGTAGTTCTTGTCGTCTTTGTCGTCCAGGTCGGGACAGGCCCTTGTACATCCTGTGAGTTCTTCCTCGCGCTGAATCTCCTCGCGCGTCGTGCTGCTGGTGCGACGCGTTTCTTCGTGCTGCGGATTTCTCACTGGATCGGGGTACATCTGTGCTCAATACCTGGTTCGTCATGCCCACCCGCCTGCCGCTGGTGGTGCGTCGCTGTCATGTGTGCGGCGGCGAAAGGTTCACGGCGTCGGGCAAGTTCCGGGTCAACGCCCATCACAAGGTCCTCGACGCGTGGATGCTGCTGCTGTGCACGCGCTGCGACGACACGGTCAAGCTCACGGTGCTCGAGCGCGTCAGTGTCCGTTACGTCGGGGCGCAGCTGCTGGACGGGCTGTACGAGAACTCCCCCGCCCTGATCGGCGCGCTGCTGCTCGACCCGGCGGTGCACAACCGCAACCGCATCGCCCTGGACTGGGAGGGCGCCTGGGATCTCGAGCAGTCCGGGGCCCGGCCGCAGGATCTGGTCCGGGCGCTGCGCGACGAGCAGGCGCTGGAGGTCGCCGTGCACTTCGGCGCCGTGATCCCGGTGCGGGTGGTCAACCTGATCGCGCAGGGCTTCGGCCTGTCCCGCGGTGAGGTGAAACGGCTCGTCACCGGCGGGAACCTGGTGTCGGCGGTGCGGCTGGGAGGCCGGATCGCCAGCGACTTCACGTTCACGCTCAAGCCGTGACTCGCTGACGGGCTGACGAGCTGACGGGAGCGGGGGCCATCTTCCGGCCTCCGCTCCCCCACACCTGCCTGCCTCTGCCCCGTGTACGTGCGGTGTTCCTGTTTTCGCGTTCAGAACCAGTGCAGGCAGTGCGGCGGCTGGCCGGTGTCGAAGACGGCGTCCGCGAGCGCGGCGGCTTCGGGGTGGTGGGGGTGGATGTGGCCGGCGTGGATGAGGGTGCTGGGGGTGGTGCCGGAGAGGTAGAGGGAGCCGAGGTCGCGGATGTCGAGGGTGAGGTCGGGGTCGCGGTCGGTGGGTTCGCAGGTGGCGTGCCCGTTGTGGGTGTGCAGGTGGTGGCGGGTGTGTTCGTGGAGGAAGGGGTCGTGGACGTCGAGGACGAGGTCGGCGTCGGTACTCCCCCAGCCTCGGGTGGTGAGGGCGCGGGGGATGTCGAGGATGCGGACCCAGAGCCAGTCGGTGTCGTTGGTGACCTGGGCGGCGCGGGTGTCGCTGAGCTGGGTGCGCAGGGGGTGGTTGCGGGGGACGTGTTTGAGGACGGTCTGCTGGGTGAGGTCATGGTTGAGGGTGAAGTGGTGGAGGGCGGTGAGGGCGCTCGTGGTGGTGGTGATGGTTTCGTCGACGGTGAGGGTGCCCTGGTCGAGGGTGTAGCTGGCGTACCCGTCGGGGGTGCCGGTGTGGTCGCGGTGCAGGGCGATGTAGCGGGGTGCGCAGGAGATCGGGGGGCGGCCGGCTCGGCGGGCCCACCAGTGGTGGGGGCGGCTGAGGGCGCCGGGCTGGTGGCGGCGGTACTGGTCGTAGAGGGTCTCGAGGATGTCGCCGCAGGTGTCGCGGTGGACGATCTCGACGGTGCCGTTGTCGGCCTTCGTCTCCCGGCTCTCCGGGGTCGGGGGGACGAGGGTGTGGGCGCGGGGTGCGGCGAGCGCGTTTCGGTGGCGGGGGACGGTGATCTGGGTGGTGTGGGTGGCGGGTCCGTAGCCGAAGCGGCCGTAGATGGTGGCTTCGGAGGCGAGGAGGACGGCGAGGGGTTCGCCGCGTTCGCGCAGGTCGGTGAGCTGGTGGCGCATCATGGCGGTGAGGACGCCCTGGCGGCGGTGGGTGGGCAGGACGCCGACGGAGGTGACGCCGGCGACGGAGATGGTGGGGAGGGGGTTCTCCGGGCCGGTGTCCGGGGTCGGGTGCTGGGGGCCGGGGAGGGTGAGGTCGAAGGTGTAGGAGGCGGTGGTGCCGACCGGGCGTCCACCGTGGTCGGCGGGTTCACCGTGGTCGGCGGGTCCGGTGGGTTCGGTGGGTTCGCTGGTG
This genomic interval carries:
- a CDS encoding DUF1062 domain-containing protein, whose translation is MLNTWFVMPTRLPLVVRRCHVCGGERFTASGKFRVNAHHKVLDAWMLLLCTRCDDTVKLTVLERVSVRYVGAQLLDGLYENSPALIGALLLDPAVHNRNRIALDWEGAWDLEQSGARPQDLVRALRDEQALEVAVHFGAVIPVRVVNLIAQGFGLSRGEVKRLVTGGNLVSAVRLGGRIASDFTFTLKP
- a CDS encoding VOC family protein, whose amino-acid sequence is MQVRSIIANLKVDDVDDAGFYADYLGLSVQEFTLGWVARYTSPETGAHLQLVSADATSPQDSVVSVTVDDVDAAHAEALRRGYDIVRPLNDEAWGVRRFLVRAPDGNVVNILQNHA
- a CDS encoding GNAT family N-acetyltransferase; this translates as MATRTPRDSPRVRTRATTGDDLDLFVTTVHQAFGAFPETPADSPGRWWSALELDRGILAHTTSEPTEPTGPADHGEPADHGGRPVGTTASYTFDLTLPGPQHPTPDTGPENPLPTISVAGVTSVGVLPTHRRQGVLTAMMRHQLTDLRERGEPLAVLLASEATIYGRFGYGPATHTTQITVPRHRNALAAPRAHTLVPPTPESRETKADNGTVEIVHRDTCGDILETLYDQYRRHQPGALSRPHHWWARRAGRPPISCAPRYIALHRDHTGTPDGYASYTLDQGTLTVDETITTTTSALTALHHFTLNHDLTQQTVLKHVPRNHPLRTQLSDTRAAQVTNDTDWLWVRILDIPRALTTRGWGSTDADLVLDVHDPFLHEHTRHHLHTHNGHATCEPTDRDPDLTLDIRDLGSLYLSGTTPSTLIHAGHIHPHHPEAAALADAVFDTGQPPHCLHWF